One genomic segment of Desulfocapsa sulfexigens DSM 10523 includes these proteins:
- a CDS encoding tetratricopeptide repeat protein translates to MKKRYLTPLLLVGLMPLLTHCASQQDVQNLSYNIRSINKKLDDMKMNTVEQMQQRQAMSSGYLDQLQADMLKLKSELDETAHMNRLLQEQNKELQLSLQNLAIQQEEKLTVKVAELDSRITSQKESLTAMQLARIQDAERRSKAAKMAADEAMRKAQQAAQLRAESEKGDISHLKATSQKVLFSPANTTVEPDTTDTTTAAPVAIIKQSAVKSATSTVVAIDSYAQAMQQYRDGNYKAAFTLFEKTATQRGSSNALIARYMMGESLFKLEEYDQAIIQYQQIISSFPGNPQAAKALLRQGEAFEQLSDTETARIIYKKITASYGSSPEAVTAQQKLSTL, encoded by the coding sequence ATGAAAAAAAGATACCTGACCCCCTTACTTCTCGTTGGCCTCATGCCTCTTCTTACTCACTGTGCCTCCCAGCAGGATGTCCAAAACCTGAGCTATAATATCCGGTCTATCAATAAAAAACTTGATGACATGAAGATGAACACCGTTGAACAGATGCAACAGCGACAAGCCATGTCATCTGGCTACCTCGATCAATTACAGGCAGACATGTTGAAGCTCAAAAGTGAGCTTGATGAAACAGCGCACATGAACAGATTGCTTCAGGAGCAAAACAAGGAATTACAACTTTCTTTACAAAATCTTGCCATTCAGCAGGAAGAGAAACTTACCGTAAAGGTGGCTGAACTCGACTCCAGGATAACCAGCCAGAAAGAATCACTTACGGCAATGCAACTGGCACGTATCCAGGATGCTGAGAGACGTTCAAAGGCTGCAAAAATGGCTGCAGATGAAGCAATGCGTAAGGCTCAGCAAGCTGCACAATTACGAGCAGAATCAGAAAAAGGTGATATCTCTCACTTGAAAGCAACCTCACAAAAAGTACTTTTTTCACCTGCCAATACAACTGTGGAACCTGACACCACTGACACCACTACTGCTGCTCCTGTTGCAATTATCAAACAATCTGCCGTCAAATCTGCCACTTCTACAGTGGTGGCTATCGACTCATATGCTCAGGCAATGCAGCAGTACAGAGATGGCAACTACAAAGCAGCCTTTACACTTTTTGAAAAAACTGCCACCCAGCGAGGATCGTCAAACGCTTTAATAGCCAGGTACATGATGGGAGAGTCTCTCTTTAAACTAGAGGAATATGATCAGGCAATCATTCAATATCAGCAGATCATATCAAGCTTCCCTGGAAACCCACAGGCTGCGAAGGCACTTCTGAGACAGGGTGAGGCATTCGAACAGTTGTCGGATACCGAAACTGCTCGTATAATTTATAAGAAAATAACAGCATCCTATGGATCATCCCCCGAGGCAGTTACAGCGCAACAAAAGCTTTCAACACTATAG
- a CDS encoding sigma-54-dependent transcriptional regulator, with product MKRNILLIEDELSMRLGVSHSLSGHGYEVTACEDGIEGLKAIQQHNFDLIITDFRLPGMSGMEILTESMKICPDTGVIIITGFPEVDTAVSAIKKGAFDYLSKPFSNDTLLIVVDRYFRYRQLQLENDQLRETVREKSQSEEFIGESSAIKAVFDRLATVAPTDVPVRIQGESGTGKELVASALHRLSLRKDKTFLKINCAAIPEDLLESELFGYEKGAFTGAVQSKKGKFEVADGGTIFFDEIGEMPITLQAKLLRVLEEHELTRLGSNTSIKIDVRTIFATAKDLKKAISERTFREDLFYRINVVPIHLPPLRERGEDITALAEHFLKIYSTKYRKKGLDISPDAYKRLLAYDYPGNVRELKNAIERAVLLSTGSHIYVTHLPSECRGGAKIFLVLPKTCLWMRGLNVTNDRESLRLLMRRTEKKLQLPTNLVSAERFFGKNLRIWVSSVRLYCSTRLRCSFSRYDR from the coding sequence ATGAAACGAAATATTCTCCTCATAGAAGACGAACTCTCCATGCGGCTTGGAGTCAGTCACTCTCTCAGCGGACACGGCTACGAGGTGACTGCCTGTGAAGATGGCATAGAGGGGCTAAAAGCTATACAGCAACATAACTTTGACCTAATTATTACAGACTTCAGGCTCCCAGGGATGAGCGGCATGGAGATACTTACTGAATCCATGAAAATTTGTCCTGATACGGGTGTTATCATCATTACTGGTTTTCCAGAGGTAGATACTGCAGTGTCTGCCATAAAAAAAGGAGCCTTCGACTACCTGAGTAAACCCTTTAGTAACGACACTCTTCTTATTGTTGTGGACCGGTATTTCAGATACAGGCAACTCCAGCTTGAAAATGATCAGCTCCGTGAAACCGTCCGAGAAAAGAGTCAGTCTGAGGAGTTTATTGGAGAAAGCTCGGCCATTAAGGCCGTATTTGATCGCTTGGCCACCGTTGCCCCAACCGATGTCCCGGTTCGTATCCAGGGAGAAAGTGGTACAGGTAAGGAACTAGTGGCCAGCGCTCTCCACAGATTGAGCCTTCGTAAAGACAAGACTTTTCTCAAGATTAATTGTGCTGCTATCCCTGAAGATCTTCTTGAATCTGAACTCTTTGGTTACGAAAAAGGTGCTTTCACCGGTGCTGTCCAGTCGAAAAAGGGTAAATTCGAAGTGGCGGATGGAGGAACTATTTTTTTTGATGAGATTGGGGAGATGCCCATCACTCTGCAGGCAAAGCTTCTCAGAGTGCTTGAAGAACATGAACTCACCAGATTAGGGAGCAATACCAGTATCAAGATAGATGTACGGACAATTTTTGCCACGGCCAAGGATCTGAAAAAAGCTATTAGCGAACGGACGTTCAGAGAGGATCTGTTTTACAGGATCAATGTTGTCCCCATCCATTTGCCGCCGTTACGTGAGCGGGGCGAAGACATAACCGCCCTTGCTGAGCATTTTCTTAAAATTTATTCCACAAAGTACAGAAAAAAAGGGCTGGATATTTCTCCAGATGCCTATAAAAGGCTTCTGGCCTATGACTATCCGGGGAATGTGAGGGAACTCAAGAATGCCATAGAGAGAGCAGTTCTTCTCTCTACCGGAAGTCATATATATGTGACACACCTGCCTTCGGAATGTAGGGGGGGGGCGAAGATCTTCCTTGTATTACCGAAGACCTGTCTTTGGATGAGGGGGTTAAATGTTACGAACGACAGAGAATCCTTAAGACTCTTGATGAGACGGACGGAAAAAAAATTGCAGCTGCCGACAAACTTGGTATCAGCAGAAAGGTTCTTTGGAAAAAACTTAAGGATCTGGGTATCGAGTGTTAGGCTGTATTGTTCGACTCGCCTGAGATGTTCTTTTTCACGATATGACAGATAG
- a CDS encoding aldo/keto reductase codes for MKTLQFDNGDQMPILGLGTWKSAPGDVYRAVKEALRLGYCHIDCAAIYGNEPEIGQALLESFQEGVVSRDQLWITSKLWNNSHEPEDVQQALEKTLSDLQLNYLDLYLIHWPVVIKRGVVFPESAKDFISLDVLPISKTWKAMEAMVEKGLCRHIGVSNFSTTKLQDLLGTARLKPEMNQIELHPYLQQPAMLDYCKKNQIHLTAYSPLGSLDRPPGMKVKNEPVLMQEPVLATIAERCGSTQAQVLISWAIHRGTAVIPKSVNPERMKQNLLAADVLLTQKDLQEIAGLDRNRRYVSGDFWSPKGSPYTLVNLWDTQ; via the coding sequence ATGAAGACACTTCAATTCGATAACGGTGATCAGATGCCTATTCTGGGATTGGGAACCTGGAAATCTGCACCCGGTGACGTATATAGGGCGGTCAAGGAAGCCTTACGGTTAGGTTACTGTCACATCGATTGCGCGGCAATATATGGCAATGAACCCGAGATTGGTCAGGCCCTGCTTGAGTCTTTTCAGGAGGGTGTGGTCAGCAGAGATCAGCTATGGATTACCTCAAAACTATGGAATAATTCCCATGAACCCGAGGATGTCCAGCAGGCACTAGAAAAAACCCTCTCGGATCTGCAACTTAATTACCTTGATCTCTATCTGATTCACTGGCCGGTTGTGATAAAGAGGGGAGTTGTCTTTCCCGAGTCTGCAAAAGACTTTATCAGTCTCGATGTTTTGCCAATCTCGAAAACCTGGAAGGCAATGGAAGCAATGGTCGAGAAGGGGCTATGCAGGCATATAGGTGTTTCTAATTTCAGTACCACCAAACTGCAGGATCTTCTTGGTACCGCGAGGCTGAAACCCGAGATGAACCAGATCGAATTACACCCGTATCTACAGCAGCCTGCTATGCTAGACTATTGCAAAAAAAACCAAATTCATCTTACTGCCTATTCACCACTGGGTTCATTGGATAGACCTCCTGGAATGAAAGTGAAAAACGAGCCTGTACTTATGCAGGAACCTGTCCTCGCGACTATTGCTGAACGATGCGGGTCCACGCAGGCCCAGGTGCTCATCAGTTGGGCAATCCATCGGGGAACCGCGGTCATTCCCAAGTCGGTCAACCCTGAGCGAATGAAGCAAAATCTCTTGGCAGCAGATGTGTTACTTACGCAGAAAGATTTACAGGAAATAGCAGGACTTGACCGGAACCGTCGCTATGTCAGCGGTGATTTCTGGTCACCCAAAGGAAGTCCGTATACACTTGTGAATCTGTGGGACACGCAGTGA
- the tolB gene encoding Tol-Pal system beta propeller repeat protein TolB, with translation MKSRFFLFIIVLLAGLPALSSAKEIAYIDISSPDARKINIAVPWFINTAQPERLQPLGRDLADTLAKSLSFHGIFSLIASEQYGKRQDANWKSLGADFVVLGNYSLSATGINMEIRLLDVAGGDMLMGKRYDGSRNLEQNMLFRFCDAVIKEMTGQDGIASSKIAFVSDATGFKEVYVTDILGTNTRQITRHKNLVVSPRFLPGGRYLTYTSYHSGNQNLYITDLDQNTTTRPLSRRRGMNLAPAWSPDGTKMILTLSMDGNPDLFLLDRKGTIIKQLTQRSGINVSPTWAPDGKQIAFVSDRSGTPQIYVMNLRDSKVQRITFQGRENAEPSWSPKGDLITYSSLIEGTYQIFTIAPLPNARPQQITNDPGQHESPTWSPDGKQILFSLRKGKSQKVCAILKNGSVMRQLFEMPGNQTYPQWTIDNN, from the coding sequence ATGAAATCACGATTCTTTTTATTTATTATTGTTTTACTTGCAGGCCTTCCTGCTCTCTCATCTGCAAAAGAGATTGCCTATATAGACATAAGCTCTCCAGATGCTCGGAAAATAAATATAGCAGTTCCCTGGTTTATAAATACTGCGCAACCAGAACGTCTTCAGCCTCTGGGGCGTGATCTTGCAGATACTTTAGCCAAATCACTTTCCTTCCATGGTATATTTTCTCTTATTGCCAGTGAACAATATGGAAAGCGTCAGGATGCCAACTGGAAATCTCTTGGCGCTGATTTTGTCGTTCTCGGCAATTATTCACTTTCTGCTACCGGAATTAACATGGAAATTCGTCTACTTGACGTTGCAGGGGGTGATATGCTCATGGGGAAACGCTATGATGGAAGCAGAAATCTTGAACAAAACATGCTGTTCCGCTTTTGCGATGCTGTTATCAAAGAAATGACAGGTCAGGATGGTATTGCTTCCAGTAAAATTGCTTTTGTGTCGGACGCAACTGGTTTTAAAGAGGTCTATGTAACTGATATTCTAGGAACAAACACCAGGCAAATAACTCGCCATAAAAATCTTGTTGTCTCACCGAGATTTTTGCCAGGCGGTAGGTATCTGACTTACACTTCCTACCATTCCGGCAATCAAAACCTCTACATAACCGACCTCGATCAGAACACAACAACTCGCCCTCTTTCCAGGCGTAGAGGAATGAACCTGGCCCCTGCGTGGTCACCAGATGGGACCAAAATGATTCTTACACTCAGTATGGATGGTAATCCTGATCTTTTCCTCCTTGACAGGAAGGGAACGATTATAAAACAGCTAACCCAGCGTTCCGGTATTAACGTTTCACCGACCTGGGCTCCTGATGGCAAACAGATTGCCTTTGTCTCCGACAGAAGTGGAACCCCTCAGATATATGTTATGAACCTGAGAGACAGTAAGGTGCAGAGAATAACTTTTCAGGGCCGGGAAAATGCCGAACCAAGCTGGTCCCCCAAAGGTGACCTGATAACATACTCAAGTCTTATTGAAGGAACATACCAGATATTCACCATTGCCCCGCTCCCTAATGCGCGGCCACAGCAGATAACCAACGACCCTGGACAGCACGAATCTCCGACCTGGTCTCCCGATGGCAAGCAAATCCTTTTCTCACTGCGTAAAGGGAAAAGTCAGAAAGTGTGTGCTATACTGAAAAATGGTTCTGTAATGAGACAATTATTCGAAATGCCGGGGAACCAAACCTATCCCCAATGGACCATCGACAACAATTAA
- a CDS encoding TlyA family RNA methyltransferase — MGKLRLDELLVHTGLTADLQLARRLIGAGEVSVDGICADKAGTYYPDTNLPVIKTKCPFVSRGGYKLQGGLDTFSIDPGGFICADIGASSGGFTDCLLQRGAKKVYAVDVAYGMLDWKLRQDERVAVIERFNARKISQKQIPEPLDLAVIDAAFISLTKLLPPLIPLFRKKVSIICLIKPQFELPPKLIPKGGVVINEEHHQLAIDKIYDFLDLTGLRPLQMTPSPILGPKGNREFLLLIGN; from the coding sequence ATGGGAAAATTACGCCTTGATGAGCTTCTCGTTCACACGGGGTTAACTGCCGATTTACAGCTGGCTCGGCGCCTGATTGGTGCCGGTGAAGTCTCCGTTGATGGTATATGTGCCGACAAAGCAGGCACTTATTATCCCGACACCAACCTTCCTGTAATCAAAACTAAATGCCCCTTTGTGTCCCGTGGCGGTTACAAGCTGCAGGGTGGTCTTGATACCTTCTCAATAGACCCCGGCGGATTTATCTGTGCCGATATAGGTGCCTCCAGTGGCGGTTTCACCGACTGTCTCCTGCAGCGCGGGGCGAAGAAAGTATACGCAGTGGATGTTGCCTACGGAATGCTTGACTGGAAGCTCCGTCAGGACGAACGGGTTGCTGTTATAGAACGCTTTAATGCACGCAAAATTAGTCAGAAACAAATCCCCGAACCCCTGGATCTTGCTGTCATTGATGCAGCATTTATATCTCTCACCAAATTGCTCCCCCCTCTTATCCCACTTTTCAGAAAAAAGGTATCAATTATCTGCTTAATCAAACCTCAATTTGAGCTACCTCCCAAACTTATCCCAAAAGGTGGAGTAGTCATCAACGAGGAACATCATCAGCTGGCAATTGACAAAATATATGATTTTTTAGATTTAACAGGACTCCGCCCATTACAGATGACACCAAGTCCAATACTGGGGCCAAAGGGGAATCGGGAGTTTCTTCTTTTAATCGGCAATTAA